CGGACGTCTCCGTCACGGCGGCGGGCGCGTCCGGATCCTGATCCGCGGATTCTCCTTGCCGGCGCCCTGAGCGGGGCGCCGGCGACGGGCGCGTGAGGGCGCGACGTCGCGCCGCGGAAGGCTCGGTGAACGGGGCCTGAACATTGCCGAGACCGGAATATCCGCTCTGTCCGGCGATGACAGGCTGGAGCGTTGGATCGCCCGACGAGGCCGCGATCCCGCACCGAGAGGGGTTCCCATGACTGCATCCGCGACCCAGCCCGTCGAGCTTCTCGTGCTCGACATGGCCGGCACGACCGTGCGCGACGACGGCGTCGTCGAGCGGGCCTTCCAGCGTGCGCACGAGCGCACCGGAGTGGCGGACCGGATGAGCTGGGACGAGGCGCTGCAGTACGTGCGCGACACGATGGGACAGTCGAAGCTCGACGTCTTCACGCACCTCGCGGGCGGTGACACCGCACGCGCCGAGGAGGCGACGGCGGCGTTTGAGCAGGCCTACGCCGAGCTGATCGTGGAGGAGGGCGTCGAGCCCATCCCCGGCGCACGGGAGCTGCTCGAGGACGTCCGCGCCGCGGGCATCGCGGTGTACCTCACGACGGGCTTCGCACCCGTGACGAGGGACGCGATCCTAGACGGCCTCGAGTGGCGCGAGCTGATCGACGGCGCGCTGTCGCCGGTCGACGTGGGGCGCGGACGTCCCGCGCCCGACCTGGTGCTCGGTGCGGCGCTGCGCGCACAGGTGTCGGGCGTCGCCGCCGTCGCCGTCGCCGGTGACACCGAGAGCGACGTGCGCTCGGGCCTCGCGGCCGGCGCAGGCCTCGTCGCCGGCGTCCTCAGCGGCGCGCACGACCGCGCGACCCTGGAGGCCGCCGGTGCGCAGGCGGTGCTCGATGACGTGTCGGGCCTGCGCGCGCTGCTCGGCCTTCCTGTGCGCGAGGCCGTTCCCGCCGCCGGGAACGTCTGACATGCCCTCGCCGGCCCTCGTCCCGACACCCGTGCCCGCGACGCGCGACGTGGTTCTCGAGCCGCCGGCGGTCGCGATGGTCTGGACCGGCGTCGGCCGGCCGCACGAGACGGTCGCGGTGCCGGGCGTCGTGCTCGGCGCCGGCGAGACGCTCGTGGCGATCGAGCTCGCGACGGTGTGCGGCTCCGATGTGCACACCGTGGAGGGGCACCGCTCGGCGCCGACGCCGCTCGTGCTCGGACATGAGTACGTCGGGCGCGTGACCGAGGTGGCGCCCGGCGTGCGCGCGGTCGATGGAGCTTCCGTGAACGTCGGCGACCGGATCGTCTGGTCGATCATGGCGAGCTGCCGTGACTGCGACCGCTGTCGCCGCGGCCTGCCGCAGAAGTGCCGGGGCCTGCTGAAGTACGGTCACGAGCGCATCCAGCCGCGCTGGGAGCTCACGGGCGGCTTCGCGACGCACGCGCACCTGCGGGCCGGCACCGCGATCGTGCGGGTCGGCGAGACGCTGCGTGCCGAGGTGCTGGCACCCGCCGCGTGCGGTACCGCGACCGCGTGGGCGGCCCTCTCCCGCGCGGACGAGGTGGCGGACGTCGACGACGCCACCGTCCTGATCCTGGGCGGCGGGCTCATCGGCCTCACCGCGTGCGCGATGGCGCGGCAGCGGGGTGCGACCGTGGTGCTCGCGGACCCGGATCCGTCGCGCCGCGTGCTCGCAGCGCGGTTCGGGGCGGCGCAGGTCGTCGACCCCCGGGACGACCGCGCGCTCGCCGCGGCGCTCGCAGCGACCGGATCCGCCGAGTTCGGGATCGTGCTGGAGGCGTCCGGAGCACCCCGCGCGGTGGGCACCGCGCTCGAGGTCGTGGGCGTCGGCGGCGTCGTCGTGCTGGTGGGCAGCGTGTTCCCGACCGAGCCGCTTCCGGTCGACCCCGAGCGGCTGGTGCGGGGGCTCGTCACGATCCGCGGCGTGCACAACTACGCGCCGAAGGACCTCGACGCGGCCGTGCGCTACCTTCGCGATCACGCGGCCGACCATCCGTTCGAGGAGCTCGTGAGCGCCCGGTACCCGCTCGCGCAGATCGACCAGGCGCTCGACGCAGCCGCCGCGGGTGCGGCCGTGCGCGTGGCCGTGGATCCGCGCGACGCCCAGCGCCGCCGCTGACGCGGCGCGGCCCCGGCGAGACGTTCTCCGCCGGGGCCGCGCTCGTCCGGATCAGCGCCTGCTGCGCTCGTGCAGCAGCGCCTCGAGCACGTCGGGGGTGTTCGTGATGATGCCGTCGACGCCCGCGTCGAGCAGGCGCGTCATCGTCGGCACGTCGTTCACGGTCCAGACGTTGACGTCCATGCCGTTGGCGTGGACCTGGTCGATGTACGCCGGGGTGGCCTGTGTCGCGTTGGGGTTGACCTGCTCGGCCCATTCGGCGTACGCGGGCAGGTCGGCGACCGCCGGCGCCCCCAGCAGTCCGACGGGCGTCTCGGGCGCGAGCTCCGCGTACGTCTTCATCGAGTCCCAGTTGAAGCTCTGCACCGACAGCCGGTCGCTCGCCAGGGCCGACTTCACGTAGCCGGGGAACGAGGCGAACACGTCGATCACCTTCTGCTCGACGCCCGGGTACAGCTCGGGCGACTTGAGCTCCATGATGATCCCGGCCCGGCTCGAGCGCACCTGCGTCACCATCTCGGCGAGCGTGGGCACGGGTTCGCCGGCGAACTCCGGCCCGAACCACGACCCCGCGTCGAGCTGCTCGATCTCGGCGAGCGTGAAATCCCTCACGCGCCAGGGGGCGCGATCGGGGAAGACCTGCTCGACGTCGGTCGTGCGCGCCAGCGTGGTGTCGTGCATGAGGATCGTCTCGCCGTCCTTCGTGAGCTGAACGTCCGACTCGATCCAGGTCGCGCCCTGGTCGATGCCGAGCTGGAAGGCGGCGAGCGTGTTCTCCGGCGCGTAGGCCATCGCGCCACGGTGGGCGGTGGTCGCGACGGAGACCTTCTCGGGCTGTGCGGCGAAGGCCGGGGCGGACGAGCCGGCGATGGCGAGGGCGCCCGCGAGGGCGGAGACCGTGAGGTGACGGAGGCGCATGGCGATCGTTCCTTTTCGCTGGGGAGCGGTGGACGCGTTCCACGCTTCCCGGCGGGAGTGGCGCTCGAATGACCTCGGCCTGACAACTCGGCGACGACTCGCCCGGGCGGGTTGCGACCCGATGACATCCGCCTGACCATCAGGCGGCGAGGCGTGTCAGGCGGTCACGTCGCCGTCGACGTACACCCAGCGGCCACCGCGACGATCGAATCTCGCGTGCTCGGCGAGCGCCCCCATCATCGGGGCACCCGTGGCGCCGGTCTCGTAGATCGCGACGAAGTCCACGGTCGAGCCCTCGGCGGAGGTGACCTCGAGACCCGTCCAGCGCAGGAGCTCGTCGAACACCAGCTCGCCGGGCTGAGGGCGTGTGCGGGGGTGCCAGGTGCGCAGCAGATAGTCGGCGTCGTGCTTCGCATATGCGCTGTAGCGCGAGCGCATCAGCTCCTCCGGCGTCTCGGCGAGGCGTGCCCCCGCGTGCAGCGGGCCGCAGCAGGCGGCATAGGCGCGGCCCGAGCCGCAGGGGCAGGGCTCGAGCGTCACGCCGTCGCCGTCCTCACGCGCGCCATGTTCTCGTCGTCGTGGGCCATGAGATCAGCGTAGGGCGCGCGAAACGGCGAAGGCCGCGCCCCGGGCGGGACGCGGCCTTCGCGGCGTGGGATCGGATCAGCCGATCTTCTCCCAGGGGCCCCACTTTCCGCCGGGCGCCTGGTTGCGGGTCCACCACTTGGCCTCGTAGGTGGCGCCCTTGTACGTCACGACGTCGCCGCGGTTGAAGATGCGCGACGCCGTCCACGCCGGGACGCCGTTCTCGTCCTCGACGCCCAACTCCTGCCACGGACCGTAGGGGTTGCCGGGCTTCTGGCCCTTCGTCCACCACGTCGCCAGCCACTCGGCGCCCTTGTACGAGACGATCTCGCCGCCCTTGTACGTGGTCTTGGCATCCCACGCGGGCACGGCCGGCGCGTTCGCGGCACGCTCGACCGCGATGGTCATCGTGCCCTTCTTGCTGTTCTGCTCCGTGACCGTGATCGACGTGCCCGAGCCCGCGACGATCACGGAGTTCTGCGGGTTCTCCTCGTCGTAGTAGGCGTACGGATCGGTGTCGTCGAACGTCGACAGCGCCTTCTGCGAGCCGACCTTCAGGGTCGTCATGCCGGCCTCGGTCTCGCGGTGCAGCGAGATCCGGTCCGTCTTCTGCAGACCGAACGTCGCGTCGAACGACTGGATGCGGTTGCGGGCGACGGTGCCGTCCGACCACTTCAGCGCGGCCGCGCGGGCGTCGACCGGCAGGCTCTCGCCGCCGCCGGGGTGCACCGACGTGTTGTTGTCCGAGTACAGGCTGTTCGCGTACCAGACGAGCATGCCGTCCTGGTACGGGAAGTGCTCGACCCGGTCGGGCGAGGACAGCGGCCAGCCGAAGTTGTACGGACCGGTGCGCAGCGTGGTGTCGTAGCCGCCGTACACGCGGTTCTCCGCGATGTAGTAGTGGCTGTACGGCTGCATGTAGCCGCCGTTCTGGAGCCGCTCGAAGCCCTCGAGCGTCCAGTCGGAGGCGCCGTCGTCCGTGACGAGGGCGTCGCCGACCGCGATCGCGTCGACCTGGAAGCCGGGGTGCGTCTCGGCGACGTCGGTCCAGTAGCGGAAGCGCACCTGCGCGGTCTCACCCGCGAACGACGACAGGTCGGCGGTGAGCTCGGTCCAGCCCTCGGTCTCACCCGTGATGCCGAAGCCCGCGTTCTGCTTGTTCGGGTCGGTCGTGGTCGACAGGTTCGTCTCGACCGGCGCCCACGTGGTGCCGCCGTCGGTCGTGACCTCGAGGTACGCGTAGTCCCAGTCGGTCTCGATGTCGTACGACACCTGGGCCGTGAGCGCGCCGCCCGCGGGCACCTCGAACTCGGGGCTCGTGGCCGTGACATCGAGGTCGTCGCCCGCACCGGAGTACAGGTGCTGCGTGCCCTCGAAGGCGTCGCCCACCTCGATGAACTGCTGGCCGTCGGGCAGGTCGACGATCGCCGCCTGCGCGCCGCGCGTGTTCGCGTGGAAGGACGGCCCGAGGTTCACGGTGCCGTCGGCCTCCGCCTCGACGACCTCGTAGTCGAGCCAGCCGAGGAACAGCTTCTCGCTGGGGCCCATGTGGTTCGGCGTGGTGCCGATCGAGCCGTCGCCGTGACCGAGCCACGAGCCCGAGCTCATCAGCGTCCAGTACGCGGAGCCGTTGTCGCCGCCCGCCGTGTCGTAGAAGTCGGGCAGACCGAGGTCGTGGCCGAACTCGTGCGCGAACACGCCGAGGCCGCCGTTCTCCGGCTCGGTCGTGTAGTCGCGGATCCACACGTCGGAGTCGCCGATCTGCACGCCGCCGAGCGGGAGGTACTGCGACGGGCCCCATTCGCCGAGGCCGGCCTGGCCCGCGGCCCAGCGGTGCGACCAGATCGCCTCCGCCGGAGCACCGGCCTCCTCGCCCTCGCCGGAGTGCACGGCCTGGAAGTGATCGATGTAGCCGTCGGGCTCGTTGATGATCCCGTCGCCGTCCATGTCGTAGCGGTCCCAGATGTCGTACGAGTTGAGCTCGGCGACGATCTCGTCCTTGGTCCTGCCCGCCGCGATCTGCGCGTCGTACCAGGCGTCACCCGTGTCCTGGATGAACTGCGTCATCTGGTCCTGGGTCTCGCCCTCGTCCTCGCCGGTCTCGGGGTCGATGTAGTTGGACCCGTACGAGGCGGCGGTGCCGGGCAGCTGCACCCAGTCGCTCACGGCGCCCTCCACCGCGAAACGGCCGGAGGACATCTCGTCGTAGACGTCCTTGAACGACTCGCCCTCGCCGAAGAACATGTCCTCGAAGTGCGCCTTCGAGAAGTCCGGCAGCCAGTAGGTCGAGTTGTCCTCGGCGTCGGGCTCGGGGATCTGGTTGTGCGCCTGGTCGCTGAACTCGGCGAGGATCGTGAACAGCTGCGCCGTCTCGGCGGTGCCGTACTCGACGTACTCGCCGGGCCTGAGCTCGACGACGCGGCTCTCGTGGCGGTCCTTGCCGCGGGTCTTGACCTTCGCGTCGCCGGTCGCGACCAGCTCGGCCGCGCGCTGCTTCGTGGCGCTGCGCTTCTCGGCCAGCGCGTCCGGTCGGTTGTGGCGGTGCTCGTCGACTGTCGCCTGGTCGTGGTTCTCGACGTCGGGCGCAGGTGCTGCCGACGCCGCGGTCGGCACGAGGAGCGATCCGCTCAGCAGGATCGCCGCTGTGCCGATCGCGCAGGTGGTGCGTTTTTTCACTGTTCCTCCGGGGATAGAACCGAGCGGGGGCCGGACGGTCGCCGCTCGTCGCGCGTGGCTGAGTGCCTGAGGGCACCGGTGGGGACACGCGACCGATCCCAGAAGTGTCACAGTTTTCTCGTTACGGAGATATGAACCTTCCCGCTCACGAGAGCGGGATGGGGAGTGCTCCCCATCCCGCTTGCCAAACGGCGTGTGCGGTGTCAGCAGGCGTGCCCGCCGCCGCGGTCGAAGCCGTGCGGTCCGAAGCCGCGATGACCCGCGTGATGGGGCCCGGCGGCGAAGCCGCCACGGCCGTGGCCACGTCGGCCGAAGCCGCCCTGCCCGAAGCCGCCGTGCCCGAAGCCGCCGTCCTCGAACTCGTCGCGCCCGAAGCCGCCGCGCCCGAAGCCGCGGGGTCCGAAGCCGTGGCGGGGGTGCGAGCCACGGCCGCCCGACCCGAAGGCCCGGATCTCGTGCTCGTCGCCGAGCTCGCGCGCGATCGCCTCCAGCGTGCGGAGCGTGACCTCGAGGTCCTCGGCGGGAACCGCGGCTTCGATGCGCTCGCGCACGCCGCGGCGGCCGCCGTAGGCGCGCTCGCGGGCGATGAGCGCCTCGGCCGCGCGCAGCCAGAAGCGCAGGCGGCGTCCTCCGTTCTTGCCGGAGGTGTCGCTCCCCGCGTTGTCGTCGCGAGGGGTCTGGTCGGTGGTGTCGTCGATGTCGTTGCCCATGGGACTCCTTCTGATGTATGTCTTAGTGCATGTATATGCAGGATGACATGCATCCGGATCCATGTCAACACGCATGTATGTTTGTCGCATGACCGAGAGCCGGGACCCCGTCGCCCAGATCGCCGAAGCCCTCGCCCGCCTGCGCGGTCTCGGTCGCTTCGGCGGGCCGCCCTGGGCGGGGCGCTCCCCCTGGGACGTCCAATCGCGCGGCGGTCACCACCACGGCGGTCCCGAGCACCGCGGACACGGCGGCCCGTTCGCCGGCCCTCCGCACGGCGGCCCGCTCGGCCGGGGCGTCGCACGCCTGCGACTCCTCGAGGAGCTCGCGCGCGCCGGCGGCCCGCAGACGGTCGGCGCGCTCGCGGAGGCGCTCGGCGTGGACCAGCCGCGCGCGAGCCGCCTCGTGCAGGCGGCGGTTCAGATGGGCCTGGCGCGCCGTGAGGCGGACCCGTCCGATGCGCGGCGTACGCTCGTCGCGCTCACCGACCAGGGCCGCGCGATTGTCGACCGCAGCCGCGGCGCGAGGTCGGACGCCGTCTCGCGGGCCCTCGACGGCTTCAGTGCCGACGAGCGTGCTCAGCTCGCGTCGCTGCTGACCCGCCTCGCCGACGCCTGGCCGCGCTGATCCGGACGCCGCTCAGGCGCGCACGTGCGGCGGCAGCTTGACGAACAGCAGCAGGATCAGGCCGATCAGCAGGATCACTGCGATGCCGAGCACGCCGTAGACGATGCCGCCGAACCAGGCGAGGAACAGCGACCACGCGAGCGGGGAGAGGAACGACGCCACCCGGCCGGTGGTCGCGTAGAGGCCGAAGATCTCGCCCTGCATGCTCGGCGGCGTGAGCCGT
The Microbacterium sp. JZ31 genome window above contains:
- a CDS encoding YchJ family protein yields the protein MTLEPCPCGSGRAYAACCGPLHAGARLAETPEELMRSRYSAYAKHDADYLLRTWHPRTRPQPGELVFDELLRWTGLEVTSAEGSTVDFVAIYETGATGAPMMGALAEHARFDRRGGRWVYVDGDVTA
- a CDS encoding HAD-IA family hydrolase, which produces MTASATQPVELLVLDMAGTTVRDDGVVERAFQRAHERTGVADRMSWDEALQYVRDTMGQSKLDVFTHLAGGDTARAEEATAAFEQAYAELIVEEGVEPIPGARELLEDVRAAGIAVYLTTGFAPVTRDAILDGLEWRELIDGALSPVDVGRGRPAPDLVLGAALRAQVSGVAAVAVAGDTESDVRSGLAAGAGLVAGVLSGAHDRATLEAAGAQAVLDDVSGLRALLGLPVREAVPAAGNV
- a CDS encoding zinc-binding dehydrogenase — protein: MPSPALVPTPVPATRDVVLEPPAVAMVWTGVGRPHETVAVPGVVLGAGETLVAIELATVCGSDVHTVEGHRSAPTPLVLGHEYVGRVTEVAPGVRAVDGASVNVGDRIVWSIMASCRDCDRCRRGLPQKCRGLLKYGHERIQPRWELTGGFATHAHLRAGTAIVRVGETLRAEVLAPAACGTATAWAALSRADEVADVDDATVLILGGGLIGLTACAMARQRGATVVLADPDPSRRVLAARFGAAQVVDPRDDRALAAALAATGSAEFGIVLEASGAPRAVGTALEVVGVGGVVVLVGSVFPTEPLPVDPERLVRGLVTIRGVHNYAPKDLDAAVRYLRDHAADHPFEELVSARYPLAQIDQALDAAAAGAAVRVAVDPRDAQRRR
- a CDS encoding glycerophosphodiester phosphodiesterase; this encodes MRLRHLTVSALAGALAIAGSSAPAFAAQPEKVSVATTAHRGAMAYAPENTLAAFQLGIDQGATWIESDVQLTKDGETILMHDTTLARTTDVEQVFPDRAPWRVRDFTLAEIEQLDAGSWFGPEFAGEPVPTLAEMVTQVRSSRAGIIMELKSPELYPGVEQKVIDVFASFPGYVKSALASDRLSVQSFNWDSMKTYAELAPETPVGLLGAPAVADLPAYAEWAEQVNPNATQATPAYIDQVHANGMDVNVWTVNDVPTMTRLLDAGVDGIITNTPDVLEALLHERSRR
- a CDS encoding immune inhibitor A domain-containing protein; translation: MKKRTTCAIGTAAILLSGSLLVPTAASAAPAPDVENHDQATVDEHRHNRPDALAEKRSATKQRAAELVATGDAKVKTRGKDRHESRVVELRPGEYVEYGTAETAQLFTILAEFSDQAHNQIPEPDAEDNSTYWLPDFSKAHFEDMFFGEGESFKDVYDEMSSGRFAVEGAVSDWVQLPGTAASYGSNYIDPETGEDEGETQDQMTQFIQDTGDAWYDAQIAAGRTKDEIVAELNSYDIWDRYDMDGDGIINEPDGYIDHFQAVHSGEGEEAGAPAEAIWSHRWAAGQAGLGEWGPSQYLPLGGVQIGDSDVWIRDYTTEPENGGLGVFAHEFGHDLGLPDFYDTAGGDNGSAYWTLMSSGSWLGHGDGSIGTTPNHMGPSEKLFLGWLDYEVVEAEADGTVNLGPSFHANTRGAQAAIVDLPDGQQFIEVGDAFEGTQHLYSGAGDDLDVTATSPEFEVPAGGALTAQVSYDIETDWDYAYLEVTTDGGTTWAPVETNLSTTTDPNKQNAGFGITGETEGWTELTADLSSFAGETAQVRFRYWTDVAETHPGFQVDAIAVGDALVTDDGASDWTLEGFERLQNGGYMQPYSHYYIAENRVYGGYDTTLRTGPYNFGWPLSSPDRVEHFPYQDGMLVWYANSLYSDNNTSVHPGGGESLPVDARAAALKWSDGTVARNRIQSFDATFGLQKTDRISLHRETEAGMTTLKVGSQKALSTFDDTDPYAYYDEENPQNSVIVAGSGTSITVTEQNSKKGTMTIAVERAANAPAVPAWDAKTTYKGGEIVSYKGAEWLATWWTKGQKPGNPYGPWQELGVEDENGVPAWTASRIFNRGDVVTYKGATYEAKWWTRNQAPGGKWGPWEKIG
- a CDS encoding MarR family winged helix-turn-helix transcriptional regulator, whose amino-acid sequence is MTESRDPVAQIAEALARLRGLGRFGGPPWAGRSPWDVQSRGGHHHGGPEHRGHGGPFAGPPHGGPLGRGVARLRLLEELARAGGPQTVGALAEALGVDQPRASRLVQAAVQMGLARREADPSDARRTLVALTDQGRAIVDRSRGARSDAVSRALDGFSADERAQLASLLTRLADAWPR